A DNA window from Capnocytophaga sp. ARDL2 contains the following coding sequences:
- a CDS encoding T9SS type A sorting domain-containing protein: protein MKKIVSLAFGMIASFSAIAQQNAYTFSQTTEPYQELTGAISINNGQNWNTVDEIGPIATPFTINLFGQSFNTFYFTEGMLTFENNTSEGIIVPNFITGYDRGGGSTQTQSPIAYRVDGTQGNRIWKVQFSNIGVFSMQTDTPQPSNQYINSQVWYYESDGSIEYRYGNVLVQPTNLFNSETHFWVPIFGVFNDEMEEGAAGHLFGTASAPTYAEINEAVDDPNGLTTPVVANTVYRFTPNPLSVKDYEKVTFNIYPNPVENVLTITFNEPIQKDYAIYDIVGRLVTSGAIDNKQSTQIDVSSLEKGNYILRIGGSSKNIIKK, encoded by the coding sequence ATGAAAAAAATAGTTTCTTTAGCTTTCGGAATGATAGCTTCATTTAGTGCCATAGCACAACAAAATGCTTATACATTTTCTCAAACAACAGAACCATATCAAGAATTGACAGGAGCAATTTCTATAAACAATGGTCAAAATTGGAATACAGTAGATGAAATAGGGCCAATTGCAACTCCATTTACCATCAATCTATTTGGGCAAAGTTTCAATACTTTTTATTTTACCGAAGGAATGTTGACGTTTGAAAACAATACGTCTGAAGGAATAATAGTTCCAAATTTTATTACGGGTTATGATAGAGGAGGGGGATCAACACAAACACAATCACCGATTGCTTATAGAGTAGACGGAACACAAGGAAATCGTATTTGGAAAGTACAGTTTAGCAATATTGGTGTTTTTTCTATGCAAACAGACACTCCTCAACCAAGTAATCAATACATCAACAGTCAAGTATGGTATTACGAATCAGATGGATCGATAGAATATCGCTATGGAAACGTGTTGGTACAACCAACCAATTTATTTAATTCAGAAACACATTTTTGGGTGCCGATTTTTGGGGTGTTTAATGATGAAATGGAAGAGGGTGCTGCAGGACATCTTTTCGGAACAGCATCAGCACCTACTTATGCTGAGATTAATGAAGCTGTAGATGATCCAAATGGTCTGACTACACCTGTTGTAGCCAACACTGTTTATCGTTTTACACCGAATCCATTATCTGTAAAAGACTACGAAAAAGTGACGTTTAACATATATCCAAACCCAGTAGAAAATGTGTTGACAATCACCTTCAATGAGCCAATTCAAAAAGATTATGCGATTTATGACATTGTAGGAAGATTGGTAACGTCTGGAGCAATTGACAACAAGCAATCTACTCAAATAGATGTTTCATCATTGGAAAAAGGAAATTACATTTTGAGAATCGGTGGTAGTTCGAAAAATATCATTAAAAAATAA
- a CDS encoding T9SS type A sorting domain-containing protein, producing MKKKVFLMGALLTLLQSNAQTNYYNFSTATEPYQELTEAISINQGTHWVSNHFPLVSLPFPVKVLGESCNSFRFSDDYFEFRSTNDAIVLTDPVSGGFYRDLSADTSYSLSSISYKIDGNEGARILKLELKNAGIEADNSLTKFINYQIWFYEADESIEYRYGNTNIVDGEIQELMSSWIPLLSAGTRKSSIYGNTTSGFNYSEGVGFNFNTTGVSNVIPANTVFRFEPISLSVKDYEKVTFNIYPNPVENVLTITFNEPIQKEYAIYDIVGKLVTFGIINNEQIAQIDVSSLEKGNYILRIGGSSKNIIKK from the coding sequence ATGAAGAAAAAAGTATTCTTAATGGGGGCATTATTAACCTTACTTCAATCAAATGCACAGACAAATTATTACAATTTTTCAACGGCAACAGAACCTTATCAGGAATTGACAGAGGCTATCTCGATTAATCAAGGGACTCATTGGGTATCGAACCATTTTCCGTTAGTATCTTTGCCTTTCCCTGTGAAAGTTTTAGGAGAAAGCTGTAATTCATTTCGATTTAGTGATGATTATTTTGAATTTCGTAGCACTAATGATGCTATTGTGTTAACAGATCCAGTTTCGGGTGGTTTTTATAGAGACTTGAGTGCTGATACAAGCTATTCGTTATCTTCGATTTCTTACAAGATTGATGGAAATGAAGGAGCTAGAATATTGAAATTGGAATTAAAAAATGCAGGTATTGAAGCAGACAATAGTTTGACGAAGTTTATCAACTATCAGATTTGGTTTTATGAGGCTGATGAAAGTATTGAATATCGTTATGGAAATACCAACATAGTTGATGGTGAGATACAAGAGTTGATGAGCTCATGGATACCACTTTTGTCTGCGGGTACTCGTAAATCTTCAATTTATGGAAATACAACCTCAGGCTTTAATTACAGCGAAGGGGTAGGTTTTAATTTTAATACAACAGGAGTTTCGAATGTGATTCCAGCAAACACCGTATTTCGATTTGAACCAATTTCACTTTCAGTAAAAGACTACGAAAAAGTGACGTTTAACATATATCCAAACCCAGTAGAAAATGTGTTGACAATCACCTTCAATGAGCCAATTCAAAAAGAGTATGCAATCTATGATATAGTAGGAAAATTGGTAACGTTTGGAATAATTAACAATGAACAAATTGCTCAAATAGATGTTTCATCATTGGAAAAAGGAAATTACATTTTGAGAATTGGCGGTAGTTCGAAAAATATCATTAAAAAATAA
- a CDS encoding penicillin-binding protein 1A: MEVKKTNKKNAKQSFKGYQRLFWNVFAGGIGFTVFIFLLANFGVFGSMPTFDELENPSSSTATEIISSDGKTIGKFYLENRVPVKYEDLPQHLVDALVATEDERFYSHSGIDGKGTMRAVFKGGSRGGASTISQQLAKNLFHGSSGSTNKLFRLVQKIKEWIIAVKLERQYTKQEIIAHYLNTVDFVSNAYGIRSASNIYFGKEPKNLTIEEAATLVGMLQAPSRYNPRFHPERSTNRRNIVLGQMAKNGYISEAEKITLQGKPMVINYTPETHTKGTGTYFREYLRDYMRKWVKENPKKDGGTYDIYRDGLRIYTTIDSRMQQYAEEAVVMHLSNLQKEFFIQQKGNKNAPFIQLNTQERNAIIKRAMRSSERWRQMAEQGKSEDEIIKSFDVKTKMTVFTWKGDRDTIMTPKDSILYYKHFLQTGMMAMEPMSGNVKAWVGGIDYKHFQYDHVAQGARQVGSTFKPFVYATAIEQLQMTPCDYVYDGPYTMRRGTYGIAQDWSPKNSGGKYYGSVSMKNALAQSLNSVSARLMEKVGPKSVIDLCRNLGIKSDIPASPAIALGAVEITVSDMVAAYSTFANQGVYVKPRIISKITDRNGVVLYESKMESREVMNKDVAYAVIKLLEGVTEYGSGGRLRYTGSGGAGYNRVTGYPYGFKNPIAGKTGTTQNNSDGWFIGMVPNLAAGVWVGNEDRGAHFKSTLYGQGATMALPIWGIFMKKCYADKSLYVSTDDFEQPSFSQIETDCSKYRRSYIGEEGGSSNAKRDSLSPPVQSSSPNNNTTTTTIQEFDF; encoded by the coding sequence ATGGAAGTAAAGAAGACAAATAAGAAAAATGCAAAGCAATCTTTCAAAGGTTATCAACGCCTCTTTTGGAATGTTTTTGCAGGAGGAATAGGGTTTACTGTTTTCATTTTTCTATTGGCAAACTTTGGAGTGTTTGGCTCTATGCCTACTTTTGACGAATTGGAAAATCCGAGTTCGAGTACCGCTACCGAAATTATTTCTAGCGATGGAAAAACTATTGGGAAATTTTACCTCGAAAATCGCGTTCCTGTAAAATACGAAGATTTGCCTCAACACTTGGTAGATGCTTTGGTCGCAACAGAGGACGAACGTTTTTATTCTCACTCGGGGATTGATGGAAAAGGTACTATGAGAGCCGTTTTCAAAGGGGGTTCGAGAGGAGGAGCAAGTACCATTTCTCAGCAGTTGGCAAAAAACCTTTTTCATGGTAGTTCGGGTTCGACTAATAAACTGTTTCGCCTGGTACAAAAAATCAAGGAATGGATTATTGCCGTAAAATTGGAAAGACAATATACCAAGCAAGAAATCATTGCCCATTATTTAAATACAGTGGACTTTGTGAGTAATGCGTATGGTATTCGTTCGGCTTCGAATATTTATTTTGGTAAAGAACCAAAAAATCTTACAATAGAAGAGGCGGCTACTTTGGTGGGGATGTTACAAGCACCATCGAGATACAATCCAAGATTTCATCCAGAGCGTTCGACCAATCGTAGAAATATCGTTTTGGGACAAATGGCAAAAAATGGATATATTTCAGAGGCTGAAAAAATCACTTTGCAAGGTAAACCTATGGTTATCAACTATACTCCAGAAACGCATACCAAAGGAACAGGTACATATTTTAGAGAGTATTTGCGTGATTATATGAGAAAATGGGTGAAAGAAAATCCCAAAAAAGACGGTGGTACATACGATATTTATAGAGATGGATTGCGTATCTACACAACCATTGATTCGCGTATGCAACAATATGCCGAAGAGGCAGTTGTAATGCACTTGAGCAACTTGCAAAAAGAGTTTTTTATTCAGCAAAAGGGAAATAAAAACGCTCCTTTTATTCAATTGAATACTCAAGAACGCAATGCTATCATCAAGCGTGCAATGAGAAGCTCAGAACGTTGGAGACAAATGGCAGAGCAAGGAAAATCTGAAGATGAAATTATCAAATCTTTTGATGTGAAAACAAAGATGACTGTGTTTACCTGGAAGGGAGATCGCGATACCATCATGACACCAAAAGACTCGATTTTGTATTACAAACACTTTTTACAGACGGGTATGATGGCTATGGAGCCAATGTCTGGAAATGTAAAAGCGTGGGTTGGAGGTATTGATTACAAGCATTTTCAATACGACCACGTAGCACAAGGAGCGAGACAGGTAGGATCTACATTCAAACCATTTGTGTATGCTACAGCTATCGAACAATTGCAGATGACACCTTGCGACTATGTGTATGATGGGCCTTATACAATGCGTAGAGGAACGTATGGAATTGCACAGGATTGGTCTCCGAAAAACTCAGGAGGGAAATACTATGGTTCGGTATCGATGAAAAACGCTCTGGCACAGTCACTCAATTCTGTTTCTGCAAGATTGATGGAAAAAGTAGGGCCAAAATCAGTAATCGATTTGTGTAGAAACCTCGGAATCAAATCAGACATACCAGCATCGCCAGCGATTGCATTGGGGGCAGTAGAAATTACCGTAAGCGATATGGTGGCGGCCTATTCTACCTTTGCCAACCAAGGAGTGTATGTAAAACCGAGAATCATTTCAAAAATCACAGATAGAAACGGAGTGGTACTTTATGAATCTAAAATGGAATCTCGAGAAGTAATGAACAAAGATGTGGCGTATGCCGTTATCAAATTGCTTGAAGGGGTTACAGAATATGGTTCGGGAGGACGATTGAGATACACAGGAAGCGGTGGGGCTGGATACAACAGAGTAACGGGCTATCCGTATGGATTCAAAAATCCGATTGCAGGAAAAACAGGAACAACGCAAAACAACTCTGACGGTTGGTTTATCGGTATGGTGCCAAATCTTGCAGCCGGAGTATGGGTAGGAAACGAAGACCGCGGAGCTCATTTCAAATCTACTTTGTACGGTCAGGGAGCTACAATGGCATTGCCAATCTGGGGTATATTTATGAAAAAATGTTATGCAGACAAATCACTATATGTGTCAACCGACGATTTTGAGCAACCGTCATTTTCACAAATAGAAACCGATTGTAGTAAATATCGACGCTCGTACATCGGAGAAGAAGGAGGCTCGTCAAATGCAAAACGAGATTCGTTGTCACCACCAGTACAATCGAGTAGTCCAAACAACAATACAACAACTACAACGATTCAGGAATTTGATTTTTAA
- a CDS encoding gliding motility lipoprotein GldH: MKQNHNKFWMLAMVLMFFSCKDTAVMDTYLSTGNEWDRKDVKIFEFTAEDSLQKYNLFINLRADYQYPYSNIYLIVKMHSPNGKSWVDTLQYPMATPSGELLGNGLTDLKESQLWFKSNYNFSNKGLYKIEIEHAMRNAKSEKGDEKLPGVSDVGLRIEKAI; encoded by the coding sequence ATGAAGCAAAACCACAATAAATTTTGGATGCTGGCAATGGTATTGATGTTTTTTTCTTGCAAAGATACCGCTGTGATGGATACCTACCTTTCTACCGGAAATGAGTGGGATAGAAAAGATGTAAAAATTTTTGAATTTACAGCCGAAGATAGTTTGCAGAAATACAATCTGTTTATCAATCTACGTGCAGACTATCAATATCCGTATAGCAACATTTATCTGATTGTAAAAATGCATAGTCCCAATGGAAAATCATGGGTGGACACCTTGCAATACCCTATGGCGACCCCCTCTGGTGAGCTATTGGGTAATGGACTTACAGATTTGAAAGAAAGTCAATTGTGGTTTAAATCCAACTACAATTTTTCAAATAAAGGATTGTATAAAATAGAAATAGAACACGCAATGCGAAATGCAAAATCAGAAAAAGGAGATGAAAAATTACCTGGGGTATCTGATGTAGGATTGCGTATTGAGAAAGCGATATAA
- a CDS encoding stage 0 sporulation family protein, giving the protein MACTNCSTDTSSSIPKGCGSNGSCGTDSCNKLNVFDWLSNMHYPPGFEAFDVVEVRFKNGRKDFYKNTEKLALQIGDVVATEALPGHDIGIITLTGELVRVQMKKKKTDYDNVALRIYRKANQKDIDVWQEARSKEEAVRVRARELAIFHRLEMKISDVEFQGDASKATFYYTANDRVDFRQLIKDYAKEFSIRIEMKQIGFRQEATRLGGIGSCGRELCCSTWLTDFRSVNTSAARYQQLSLNPQKLAGQCGKLKCCLNYELDTYLDALKDLPDMDTKLQTEKGIMHCQKIDIFKRVMWFAYPENSANWYKISVEKVKDIITANQTGEKIENIEDFVSENQQSNEKTITFDEDNLSRFDNEKRKKRPAKKGGNRNKNGKTQPRNEEGKTARTNQKVSNKFADRSSSKTNEKPVNKTGDRPMQKSTERPTQKSNEVQKTGEDDRRAVHKKKRNPNYKGKNRNNNSSSNHEAKPQ; this is encoded by the coding sequence ATGGCTTGTACAAATTGTTCAACAGATACATCATCGTCAATTCCAAAAGGCTGTGGAAGTAACGGCTCTTGTGGAACGGATAGTTGCAACAAACTCAATGTGTTTGACTGGTTGTCAAATATGCATTATCCTCCAGGTTTTGAGGCGTTTGATGTAGTAGAAGTAAGGTTTAAAAACGGTAGAAAAGACTTTTATAAAAATACAGAAAAACTGGCATTACAAATTGGCGATGTGGTAGCTACTGAGGCTTTGCCAGGTCATGATATTGGTATCATCACCCTCACAGGTGAGTTGGTACGTGTACAGATGAAAAAGAAAAAAACGGACTACGATAATGTAGCTTTACGTATCTATCGCAAAGCCAATCAAAAAGATATCGATGTATGGCAAGAGGCAAGAAGCAAGGAAGAAGCAGTGCGTGTGAGAGCTCGTGAATTGGCAATTTTTCACCGTTTGGAAATGAAAATTTCGGATGTGGAGTTTCAAGGAGATGCTTCCAAAGCTACTTTTTATTATACTGCCAATGACCGTGTAGATTTCCGTCAGTTGATCAAAGATTACGCAAAGGAATTTAGTATCCGTATCGAGATGAAGCAAATTGGTTTTAGACAAGAGGCTACTCGATTGGGAGGGATTGGTTCGTGCGGTAGAGAATTGTGCTGTTCTACATGGCTTACCGATTTTCGAAGTGTAAATACATCGGCAGCGAGATATCAACAATTGTCTTTAAATCCTCAAAAATTAGCAGGACAATGTGGAAAATTGAAATGCTGTCTCAATTATGAATTGGACACTTATCTCGACGCATTGAAAGATTTGCCAGATATGGACACTAAATTGCAAACCGAAAAAGGTATCATGCACTGTCAGAAAATTGATATTTTCAAAAGAGTGATGTGGTTTGCTTATCCAGAAAATTCTGCTAATTGGTACAAAATCAGTGTAGAAAAAGTAAAAGATATAATTACAGCCAATCAGACAGGGGAAAAAATCGAAAATATTGAAGATTTTGTTTCAGAAAATCAACAGTCAAATGAAAAAACAATTACATTTGACGAGGACAACCTTTCTCGTTTTGACAATGAAAAGAGAAAGAAACGCCCTGCGAAAAAAGGTGGAAATAGAAATAAGAACGGTAAAACACAACCGAGAAACGAAGAGGGGAAAACGGCAAGAACAAATCAAAAAGTTTCAAATAAATTTGCTGATAGATCATCGAGCAAGACAAATGAAAAACCTGTAAATAAGACAGGTGATCGACCGATGCAAAAGTCTACTGAACGTCCAACTCAAAAATCAAATGAAGTGCAAAAAACAGGGGAAGACGACAGAAGAGCAGTGCATAAAAAGAAAAGAAATCCAAATTATAAAGGAAAAAACCGAAACAACAATTCATCTTCAAATCATGAAGCAAAACCACAATAA
- a CDS encoding thioredoxin family protein, whose product MAKFGEIINTPTPVLIQFTMDYNTECEQMSDLLYQVAQEMGSKLTIVKIDIHKNKELCEALRVKTAPTSMVYKNGSMTWKHEGVVDKQSLLMVAKAYN is encoded by the coding sequence ATGGCTAAATTCGGAGAAATCATCAATACCCCAACGCCTGTGTTGATTCAGTTTACAATGGATTATAATACAGAATGCGAACAAATGAGTGACCTTTTGTATCAAGTAGCTCAAGAAATGGGTAGCAAATTGACCATTGTAAAAATCGACATTCACAAAAACAAAGAACTTTGTGAAGCATTGAGAGTAAAAACCGCTCCTACATCGATGGTTTACAAAAATGGCTCAATGACTTGGAAACACGAAGGTGTTGTGGACAAACAATCTTTGTTGATGGTCGCTAAGGCTTATAATTAA
- a CDS encoding TonB-dependent receptor domain-containing protein, translating into MNTYTKQLLTLALTASSAVYAQEKNNFTGRVLDAFNQPVARAIISYSEYDIDTETDESGNFSIEFIKNQELSIYSEGYETYVFQIENPSFAVYKLTPTEDLATIFINKERKSTHRSSKDAHNTHTMTSKELLKAACCNLAESFETNPSIDVNFSDAVSGNKQIRMLGLTSPYILIAEENIPAVRGASQAYGLSFIPGTWVESIQVTKGAGSVTNGFESISGQINYELLKPSNDDPFFLNLYGSTDSRYELNAHINERFSPKWSTSLFTHGNMRVKKNDMNKDGFLDNPLGSQVNIMNRWQYTNNDKGFVGFLSVRGLIDEKQTGDLSYDPKNPAGLWGAEINTKKFDTSSKIGYVFPDMPFQSIGWQNSFSFHQQNSYFGNNLFDITHRSVYSNLVFQSIIQNTKNKFSTGLSFMYDDYSENLFNYSNHNFDRTDRSIGGYFEYTYDNLDNFSLIAGLRADYSNQLDFFVTPRLHARYNPWKDATIKASAGRGKRIANIIAENQHLLASSRTVHIHSSENKPYGLNPEIAWNYGASFSQKFYISDKEGQLVIDYYKTNFINQVVVDLDQSARNIHFYNLNGKSYANSLQIEWNQNIIPHLNLRTAYKHFEVKTNYKTGLMQKPLQAQQRFFANLEYQTHETETGGSWKFDITYNRTGRQRLPYTGDNSVANQLGAYADAFTTINAQITKIFNNRFEVYLGVENLTDTHQHRVLLGADNPFGNEFDSSIVYKPIFGRMFYTGLRFRVK; encoded by the coding sequence ATGAACACATATACAAAGCAACTATTGACATTAGCACTTACTGCTTCATCGGCAGTATATGCACAAGAAAAAAACAATTTTACGGGTCGCGTACTCGACGCATTCAATCAACCTGTTGCTAGAGCAATCATCAGCTATTCTGAATATGATATTGATACAGAAACTGATGAGTCAGGTAACTTTTCTATCGAATTTATCAAAAACCAAGAATTGAGCATCTATTCCGAAGGGTATGAAACTTATGTTTTTCAAATCGAAAATCCTTCGTTTGCTGTTTATAAATTGACTCCAACAGAGGATTTAGCTACTATTTTTATCAATAAAGAAAGAAAATCCACTCACAGGAGCAGCAAAGACGCTCACAATACGCACACGATGACTTCAAAAGAGTTGTTGAAAGCTGCTTGTTGTAATCTAGCGGAATCTTTTGAAACCAACCCTTCGATTGATGTGAACTTCTCTGATGCGGTTTCTGGCAATAAACAAATCCGTATGTTGGGGCTTACAAGTCCGTACATTCTGATTGCTGAGGAAAACATTCCTGCGGTGCGTGGTGCTTCTCAAGCCTATGGTTTGTCTTTTATACCTGGCACATGGGTAGAAAGTATTCAGGTAACCAAGGGGGCAGGGAGTGTAACCAATGGTTTCGAGTCTATTTCTGGACAAATTAATTACGAATTATTAAAACCGTCCAATGATGACCCTTTTTTTCTAAATCTTTATGGTTCTACCGACAGTCGTTATGAATTAAATGCTCATATCAATGAAAGGTTTTCTCCCAAATGGAGTACTTCTCTTTTTACTCACGGAAATATGCGTGTAAAGAAAAACGATATGAACAAAGACGGTTTTCTTGACAATCCATTAGGTTCGCAAGTAAATATTATGAACCGTTGGCAATATACCAATAACGATAAAGGATTCGTTGGTTTTCTTTCTGTTCGAGGACTTATTGACGAAAAACAAACAGGAGATCTAAGCTACGACCCAAAAAATCCTGCGGGACTTTGGGGTGCAGAAATCAATACCAAAAAGTTTGATACCTCATCAAAAATTGGATATGTTTTTCCAGATATGCCGTTTCAATCAATCGGATGGCAAAATTCATTTAGTTTTCATCAGCAAAATTCGTATTTCGGAAACAATTTGTTTGACATAACCCATCGTTCGGTGTATTCAAATTTGGTATTTCAGTCGATTATCCAAAACACTAAAAACAAGTTTTCAACAGGACTTTCGTTTATGTATGACGATTATTCAGAAAATTTGTTCAATTATTCCAACCACAATTTCGACCGTACCGACCGCTCGATTGGTGGATATTTTGAATATACTTACGACAATTTAGATAATTTTTCATTAATAGCAGGTTTACGAGCAGATTATTCCAACCAATTGGACTTTTTTGTAACGCCTCGTTTGCATGCAAGATACAATCCTTGGAAAGATGCTACTATCAAAGCATCGGCAGGAAGAGGAAAGCGAATTGCTAATATCATAGCCGAAAACCAGCATTTATTGGCAAGTAGTCGTACGGTACACATTCATTCTTCTGAAAACAAACCGTATGGATTAAACCCTGAAATTGCATGGAACTACGGAGCTAGTTTTTCTCAAAAATTTTACATCTCAGACAAAGAAGGACAGCTAGTAATAGACTACTATAAAACAAATTTTATAAACCAAGTTGTAGTAGATCTCGACCAATCGGCAAGAAACATTCACTTCTATAATTTAAACGGAAAATCGTATGCCAATTCATTGCAAATCGAGTGGAATCAAAACATCATTCCTCACCTAAATTTACGCACAGCATACAAACACTTTGAAGTAAAAACAAACTATAAAACAGGCTTGATGCAAAAACCATTACAAGCACAACAGCGCTTTTTTGCCAATTTGGAATATCAAACCCATGAAACCGAAACAGGAGGAAGTTGGAAATTTGATATTACCTACAATCGCACAGGCAGACAGCGATTGCCATACACTGGTGATAATTCTGTAGCCAATCAATTGGGGGCGTATGCAGACGCGTTTACAACAATAAATGCACAAATAACGAAGATATTCAACAACCGATTTGAGGTGTATCTTGGAGTAGAAAACCTAACCGACACACACCAGCACCGTGTATTGCTAGGAGCAGACAATCCATTTGGAAACGAATTTGATAGCTCCATTGTTTATAAACCAATCTTTGGTCGTATGTTTTACACAGGACTGAGATTTAGAGTGAAATAA
- a CDS encoding methylated-DNA--[protein]-cysteine S-methyltransferase has translation MKTTDLIIHNLFVQIIPMTVDEYKIVTIYYHYTKSEFGQILIASTDKGVCFLGIENENNQAFDELKKLFSKATFILKTDEFQQKALEIFQIKSKAIESIQLHIKGTDFQLKVWESLLKIPFGQVSTYGKIAAGINGSKAFRAVGTAIGSNPVSIIIPCHRVIQSSGKLGGFLWGTDVKKKLLEWEK, from the coding sequence ATGAAAACAACAGATCTAATAATCCACAACTTATTTGTACAAATAATCCCTATGACCGTTGATGAGTATAAAATTGTAACGATTTATTACCACTATACCAAAAGTGAGTTCGGACAAATTTTAATTGCTTCAACCGATAAAGGTGTGTGTTTTTTGGGAATTGAAAACGAAAATAATCAAGCGTTTGATGAATTGAAAAAACTTTTTTCAAAGGCAACTTTTATCCTAAAAACAGATGAATTTCAACAAAAAGCATTGGAGATTTTTCAAATAAAATCAAAAGCGATTGAGTCAATACAACTTCACATAAAAGGTACAGATTTTCAACTAAAAGTATGGGAAAGTCTATTGAAAATTCCTTTTGGGCAGGTCTCGACTTACGGCAAAATCGCTGCTGGCATCAATGGTTCCAAAGCTTTCAGAGCTGTAGGTACTGCCATAGGTAGCAATCCTGTAAGTATTATCATTCCCTGTCATCGCGTAATACAATCTTCTGGAAAATTGGGTGGTTTTCTGTGGGGAACGGATGTGAAAAAGAAATTGTTAGAATGGGAAAAATAA